Below is a window of Rhizobium jaguaris DNA.
CCTCGGCGATGGATGGCTATGCGATACGCTTCGAAGACGCCGCCGAGCCCGGTGCGCTGCTGACCGTGATCGGTGTTTCCGCCGCGGGCCGCGCTTTCGAAGGCACGGTCGGCAAAGGCGAAGCGGTGCGCATTTTCACCGGCGCGCCGGTTCCGGCGGGCGCCGATTGTGTGCTGTTGCAGGAAGATGCTGAGCGGCTGGAGGATGGCCGCATCCGCACGACCTATCCCCTGCGCAAAGGACAGCATATCCGTCCGCGCGGACAGGACTTTGCTGAAGGCGAAGTGGTGCTATCCGCAGGCACGGTGATGGATTTTTCGCGGCTGACGGTTGCGGCCGCGATGAATCAACCGACACTTGACGTTTATCGCCGCCCATTGGTGGCGATTCTTGCGACTGGTGACGAGTTGGTGGCCCCTGGCAGCGAGCCCGGCCCATCGCAGATCATCGCCTCGAATACATTCGGTATCGCGGCGCTGGCCCGCAACGCTGGCGCTCATGTGCTTGATCTCGGTATCGTGCCTGACGACAAAGAGGAAATCACCGCGGCAATCGGCCGAGCGCAGGTGGCGAAGGCCGATGTCATCGTCACACTCGGCGGTGCCTCGGTCGGCGATCATGATCTGGTGCAAGCCACCATGGTCGCAGCTGGCATGCAGCTCGATTTCTGGCGTATCGCCATGCGTCCGGGCAAGCCGCTGATGGTCGGCAGCCTCGGCGAAACGCATGTCCTCGGCCTTCCGGGAAATCCGGTCTCCAGTCTCGTCTGCGGCCTGCTGTTCCTGGAGCCGCTGATCCGCAAGCTTGCCTCGCTGCCGCCGGTAACGCGCGAAAGCACGGCGCGAACCGCCGTAGTGCTCGCCGCCAACGATCAGCGTCAGGACTACGTCCGTGCGACGCTGACGAAATCCGCAGATGGCGGGTGGGTGGCCGAGCCTTTTTCCAAGCAGGATTCCTCTATGATGAAGATCTTTTCCCGCTCGGACTGCCTCATCATTCGCCCGGTGCGAGCCCCCGAGCTTGCTGCCGGCTCGGTATGCCCGGTCCTATTGCTACGCCCGGAACTGCTTAGCTAAGCCGGATATGAAAAAAACCGGGCAGTTTTACCCGCCCGGCGTGAATTTCGTCGAATCCAAAGAGGAATTACTTCGCCGGCTTCTCGTGGTGGCCGCCGAAGCCCGCGCGCATCGCCGAAAGAACCTTGTTGGCATAGTCGTCATTGCCGCGCGAGGCGAAGCGGCCGTAGAGCGCGGCGCTGAGCACCGGCGTCGGGACACCTTCGTCGATCGCAGCCGAAATGGTCCAGCGGCCCTCGCCCGAATCCGAAACGCGGCCAGCATATTGCGAAAGGGCAGCATCGCCATGCAGTGCGTCGGCGGTGAGGTCGAGCAGCCATGAGGTGATGACGCTGCCGCGGCGCCAGACTTCGCTGATTTCGGCGATGTCGAGGTCGTATTGATAATATTGCGGATGAGACAGCGGCGCGGTTTCGGCGTCGGCTTCGGTGCTCTGCAGGCCGATATTCGCGTGACGCAGCACGTTGAAGCCTTCGGCGTAAGCGGCCATCAGGCCGTATTCGATGCCGTTATGGACCATCTTGACGAAATGGCCGGCGCCGGACGGGCCGCAATGCAGATAGCCCTGCTCGGCAGTGCTGACGCTTGCGGCCGCTTCGGCCCGCATCTTGGACGGCTCGACATCGCCGACACCAGGCGCGAGCGTCGCGAAGATCGGCGACAGATGCTGAACCGTGGCCTTTTCACCGCCGATCATCAGGCAGTATCCGCGCTGCAGGCCGAAAACGCCGCCACTGGTGCCGACGTCGACATAATGAATGCCCTTTGGCTTCAATTCTTCGGCGCGACGGATGTCGTCATGATAATAGGAGTTGCCGCCATCGATGACGATATCGCCGTCCTCGAGCAGCGGAACGATCTTGGCCAGCTCCTTGTCGACGATCGCAGCCGGCAGCATCAGCCAGACGGCGCGGGGACGGGAGAGCTTCGATACGAAATCTTCGAGCGATGTGCTACCGGTGGCGCCGAGCTGTTCAAGCGCCGAGATGCTTTCCGGACGCGCATCGAAAACGACGGCGCGGTGGCCGTCCTTCATCAGGCGCTGCACCATGTTGCTGCCCATGCGGCCGAGGCCAATCATTCCGATTTGCATATGTCAGTCTCCTAGGAGGGGTTTAATCGTTTTGAAAAGTCCATAAAGACATTTCGCAGCATTTGCCAATGAACAAATGACGGGCGAGCTATGCAGGCGCGCAGGATCGGGCAGAAAATACCGAGCTCACGCATCTGTGATATTTGCCCGTCGCCGTTCCCGCTTCGTCCTGCAACCGTCTCCCCGCAGTTGCCCGGCAAGCCGGATATCTACACCGTCCTTGATAGCACGAATCTAGCTTCGCCGGCTTGAACAGAAACGGCTATTTCAACAAAGCCATCAAAATTCAACAATCCATTGCGGTCGGCCAAGTGCATAATTCCGCCCGCACGTTCGGAGAGGCATTTCCGGCGAGCGTCTCTGTTTGCCTTCTTCGATCGCCAGGGCTCTTTCTCCAGAGCCGCCAATCCGATCCTTCGATCACAGATGTTTCAGATCACCTGAACTTTCGGAACGGACTTTATCATGCCGACCGTTACGACCAAAGACGGAACAACCAATCAGCATATCGGCCCCACGCGGCGCGGCTTCTGCCTCTGCTGCATCGCCGGTGCGACGTTTGCCGCCACCGGTGCGTGGCTGACGCCGGCGGAGGTTTTCGCCAAGGCCGGCAATATCGTCGAAATGATCCGCGGTGAAGCCGCGACGGCCCAGATCAAGACGCATAGGCTGCGCAAGGACGTCAGCGTGCTCGAAGGCTCCGGCGGCAATGTCGCTGTACTCACGGCAGTGACGGCAAGCTTTTGATCGACGCGGGCATCACTGCCTCGCGCCCGTGCATCGAAGAGGCTTTGACTGCTCTCGGTAACGAGCCGATCGTTCGCCTCATCAACACGCATTGGCATTTCGACCATACCGACGGCAATGAATGGCTGCACGGTGAAGGCGCCGCGATCATGGCGCATGTCAACACGCTGAAGCATCTCTCCGCCGCCCAGCGCGTACAGGACTGGGACTTCGATTTTCCTGCCTCGCCCGCGGGCGCTCTGCCGACCGATCTGATGAACAACGAGCGCACGGTCAAGCTGAACGATGAAACGATCGCTCTGAAGCACTACGACCCGGCTCATACGGACGGCGACATCTCAGTTTATTTCCAGGAAGCCGATATCCTGCATACCGGCGATACTTTCTGGAATGGCATCTATCCCTTTATCGACTATTCGACCGGCGGGAATATCGACGGCATGATCAAGGCCGCCGATGCCAATGTTGCCGCGACGACGAACAAGACCATCGTCATCCCGGGGCATGGACCAATAGGTGATAAGAAGCAGCTTGTCGCCTATCGTGATATGCTGAAGGCAGTACGCGACAATGTTGCCAAACTGAAGAAGAAGGGCCATTCGCTGGACGAGATCGTCGCGGCAAAACCGTCGGCGAAATTCGATGCGAAATGGGGTAAGTTCGTCATCGATCCGCGTTTCTTCACACAGCTCGTCTTTGAAGGCGTTTAACGTCACTTGCTCCAAGGAGGCACCATGACCGCTCCCCTGAAACTGCCGCTCGTTCCGGCAGCATTCTTTGGCATGGTGCTCGGTCTCTCCGGTCTCGGCAATACCTGGCGCGCGGCGACGCGCGTCTGGCATTTACCTGCGGCGATAGGCGAGACGATCACTTTTGTCTCCGTGGCTGTATGGGCGGTGCTGATCGTGCTCTACGCCCTGAAATGGGCGGCGGCTCGCGAAGAGGCGCTGAAGGAAGTGGTTCATCCCGTGCAGTGTTGCTTCGTCGGCCTTGTCGGCGTCGCCACAATGCTGGTGGCCGGAGGCTTGCTGCCCTACTCCCGCATCGGTGCTGAAACCCTGTTCATCCTTGGGGCCATCTACACGCTGGCCTTCTCGGTCTGGAGAACCGGCGGTCTCTGGCAGGGTGAGCGCGATGTCGCCGCCACGACGGCCGTGCTTTATCTGCCAAGTGTGGCCGGAAGTTTCGTGACCGCCACCGTCGCCGCCGCCCTCGGCTTTCCCGATTGGGGCCAGCTTTTCTTCGGCGCCGGATTCTTCGCCTGGCTGGCGATCGAGTCCGCTTTGCTGCACCGTCTTTTGACGGCACCGGCGTTGTCGCCGCCGCTGCGCCCAACGCTCGGCATCCAGCTTGCACCGCCGGCCGTAGGCGCGGTCGCCTATATCAGCGTCATGCCGGGACCACCCGATCTTCTCGTGCATGCCATGATCGGCTATGGCATCCTGCAGGCATTGATCATGCTGCGTCTGCTGCCGTGGATCAGCAAGGAGGGCTTCAGCCTCGCCTACTGGGCCTTCACCTTCGGCGCGACGGCGCTGGCGACCGCGGCCTTGCGTCTGATCGATCGCGGCGACACCGGTCCGGTCGCGCAACTTGCACCGATCCTCTTCATTGCCGCCAATATCGCCGTTGGGCTGATCGCGCTCGCCACGATCTGGCTGATTGCCGATCGCAAACTGACCATCGGCTGGGCGGACTTGTCACGCGGGGATACCGGCGCCGTACGACAGCGTTGACCTGCTGCTGCGTGTCGGAAGATTCAGGAGGAGATATGCTGGATCACGTTACAATTGGAGTGAGCGATGTGGAACGGTCGAAGGCCTTCTACGACGCGGCCTTGCTCCCGCTCGGAATCGAACGTCTATATGGCGAGGGGGCGATTTTTGCCGGATACGGGATCAGGCCGGGGGCCTTCTTCTGGATAGGACATCGAGACGCGTCGCAAACAGGCGTCCACGTTGCTTTCGCGACGCAAAGCAGAGCCGTCGTTGACCAGTTCTATGAAGCGGCGCTGGCGGCAGGCGGACTGGATAATGGACCTCCAGGCATCCGATCTCACTATCACCCCGACTACTACGGCGCTTTTGTTCTTGATCCCGATGGACACAACATCGAGGCTGTCTGCCGACTGGCGGCAGGTTAGATCTAGCGATAGAGCACGCGCCCGAGTTTGTTCCGGGATCTTCGCGACAAAGCTTGTCAGGCAAAGCCGTTTTCGTTGTTTACTCCACCGGCGGACCGACATAGCGCGCGCGTGGCCGAATGAGACGGCCGCTTGTGGATTGCTCCATGGCGTGCGCCAGCCACCCGACTGTGCGAGCGAGCGCGAACATGATCAACGGCGCGTCCTGTGGCAGATGGTAGGCCGATGTCATCGCCGTCAGCGCGAAATCAACGTTGACGCGTTCTCCAACCAGCTCTTCGGCTACGTTGCGGACCTCCGCGAACAAGGGCGGCAGCGTAAAGCAGGCAAGCAGCGCCTGGGCGCGTGCATCGCCGTCGGGATAGAGCGGGTGGCCGACCGCCGGTAGCGGCCGCCCTTCGGCGAGGTAACTTCGTACGGCCTCCTCCGCCCCGATCGTGGCGGCGCGGGCAATCAGCGAGCGTACGCCTTGCCACGCGCCGCCATGGAGTGGCCCGGTCAGTGTCGAAAGGCCGGAAAGCGCTGCGGCTGACAGTGTCGCACCGGCAGATGCGGTGATTCGTGCCGTGAAGGTCGAGGCATTCAGCTCGTGGTCGGCGAAGAGCACGAGAGACCGACGGATGAGATCGTCGGCATCTGGCCGGTTCCAGGCTGCCGAGAGGCGCTGATGCAGCGGTAGATGAGGCAGGCCGGGTGCCAGCGCATCGGCGACAGTGCCGAATACGCTTTCCGCTTCGGTTTGCAACGCTGGCAGCGATCGTCCAAGCGACGGCAGATCGGTTGTGGCGCGCTCGGCCAAAGCGCAAAATGCCGTCGTTAGGGCGGGTTGCCTGCTGCGGCCGCCCTGCCCTTCCAGCCGCCGCAGCGGTCGCTTCATGTCCCACAGGAGCAGCGCGATTTCCTCCAACGTCGCGTGGTCGGCAAGCTTCACTGCATCTTGCCCGCGATAAAACAGCCGTCCTGCTGCGACAGTTGACAGCGCCGACGGTAGCACCGGATCACCCCATTGGATGGCATCGGCCGCCACCGCCTCGGTTTTTCGGCGTCCCGCATGGCGCGCTGCCAGCCGCTTGACGTCATCGGTGAAATAAAGGCTCCGCCGCGTATCGGTCGGATCGGGTTTCGCACGGATGCGGCCACGGCTGACATTGGCGTACAGCGTCTGCGATTTGGTGCCCAGCAGGTTCAGCGCCTGCGCTGCCGTCAGCCAGCTCATGGTCTCTCACATTGATCAATTGCATCAAGATTGACGTCAATAAAAATAGGACTCATCTAAGCGCATAGTCAAAGGAGAATGACGATGAAAAGTGGTCTCGAAGATATTGTTGCTGCCGAAACCAAGCTTTCCGACGTGGATGGCACCGCTGGCCGCCTGATCATTCGCGGTGTGTCGCTGGATGATCTGGTGGCGACCAGCCGCTTCGAGGATGTCGCCGCGCTGCTGCTGGACGGCCTGTTCGAGGAGCATTCCGATGCCGCAAGCATCAGGGCGCAATTGGGTGTCGCGCGCGTAGAGTTGTTCACACATGTCAAAGCGGCAGATGCAGTTTTGCTGGCTCTGCCGCCTGTGGAGGCCATGCGGGCGCTTTTGGCTCGTATCGAAGACGGCGAGAATTTTGCTACCGCCATCCGTTTGATGGCTGCGCCAGCGGTGTTCCTGCCTGCCCTGTTGCGCCTTCAGAAAGGTGAAAAGCCGATCAAGCCGGATGCTTCCCTCTCCCAATCCGCCGACATCCTGCGCATGCTGACCGGCAAGGCTCCGACGCCGCAGCAGACGGCTGGCCTCGACGCCTATCTGGTGACGATCTCGGATCACGGGCTGAATGCGTCCACCTTCGCCTCCCGCGTCATCGCCTCAACCCATGCCGGCCTGACCTCGTCGGTACTGGCGGCGATCAGCGCCTTGAAGGGACCGCTGCATGGCGGTGCGCCCGGCCCAGTGCTCGATATGCTGGAT
It encodes the following:
- the glp gene encoding gephyrin-like molybdotransferase Glp; this translates as MSLLPVTDAQARLLNSTTPLHRVESVTLDMAEGRVLAKDLTARLTQPPFDASAMDGYAIRFEDAAEPGALLTVIGVSAAGRAFEGTVGKGEAVRIFTGAPVPAGADCVLLQEDAERLEDGRIRTTYPLRKGQHIRPRGQDFAEGEVVLSAGTVMDFSRLTVAAAMNQPTLDVYRRPLVAILATGDELVAPGSEPGPSQIIASNTFGIAALARNAGAHVLDLGIVPDDKEEITAAIGRAQVAKADVIVTLGGASVGDHDLVQATMVAAGMQLDFWRIAMRPGKPLMVGSLGETHVLGLPGNPVSSLVCGLLFLEPLIRKLASLPPVTRESTARTAVVLAANDQRQDYVRATLTKSADGGWVAEPFSKQDSSMMKIFSRSDCLIIRPVRAPELAAGSVCPVLLLRPELLS
- the gnd gene encoding phosphogluconate dehydrogenase (NAD(+)-dependent, decarboxylating), with product MQIGMIGLGRMGSNMVQRLMKDGHRAVVFDARPESISALEQLGATGSTSLEDFVSKLSRPRAVWLMLPAAIVDKELAKIVPLLEDGDIVIDGGNSYYHDDIRRAEELKPKGIHYVDVGTSGGVFGLQRGYCLMIGGEKATVQHLSPIFATLAPGVGDVEPSKMRAEAAASVSTAEQGYLHCGPSGAGHFVKMVHNGIEYGLMAAYAEGFNVLRHANIGLQSTEADAETAPLSHPQYYQYDLDIAEISEVWRRGSVITSWLLDLTADALHGDAALSQYAGRVSDSGEGRWTISAAIDEGVPTPVLSAALYGRFASRGNDDYANKVLSAMRAGFGGHHEKPAK
- the tehA gene encoding dicarboxylate transporter/tellurite-resistance protein TehA, which produces MTAPLKLPLVPAAFFGMVLGLSGLGNTWRAATRVWHLPAAIGETITFVSVAVWAVLIVLYALKWAAAREEALKEVVHPVQCCFVGLVGVATMLVAGGLLPYSRIGAETLFILGAIYTLAFSVWRTGGLWQGERDVAATTAVLYLPSVAGSFVTATVAAALGFPDWGQLFFGAGFFAWLAIESALLHRLLTAPALSPPLRPTLGIQLAPPAVGAVAYISVMPGPPDLLVHAMIGYGILQALIMLRLLPWISKEGFSLAYWAFTFGATALATAALRLIDRGDTGPVAQLAPILFIAANIAVGLIALATIWLIADRKLTIGWADLSRGDTGAVRQR
- a CDS encoding VOC family protein, which encodes MLDHVTIGVSDVERSKAFYDAALLPLGIERLYGEGAIFAGYGIRPGAFFWIGHRDASQTGVHVAFATQSRAVVDQFYEAALAAGGLDNGPPGIRSHYHPDYYGAFVLDPDGHNIEAVCRLAAG
- a CDS encoding citrate synthase — protein: MSWLTAAQALNLLGTKSQTLYANVSRGRIRAKPDPTDTRRSLYFTDDVKRLAARHAGRRKTEAVAADAIQWGDPVLPSALSTVAAGRLFYRGQDAVKLADHATLEEIALLLWDMKRPLRRLEGQGGRSRQPALTTAFCALAERATTDLPSLGRSLPALQTEAESVFGTVADALAPGLPHLPLHQRLSAAWNRPDADDLIRRSLVLFADHELNASTFTARITASAGATLSAAALSGLSTLTGPLHGGAWQGVRSLIARAATIGAEEAVRSYLAEGRPLPAVGHPLYPDGDARAQALLACFTLPPLFAEVRNVAEELVGERVNVDFALTAMTSAYHLPQDAPLIMFALARTVGWLAHAMEQSTSGRLIRPRARYVGPPVE
- a CDS encoding citrate synthase/methylcitrate synthase, giving the protein MKSGLEDIVAAETKLSDVDGTAGRLIIRGVSLDDLVATSRFEDVAALLLDGLFEEHSDAASIRAQLGVARVELFTHVKAADAVLLALPPVEAMRALLARIEDGENFATAIRLMAAPAVFLPALLRLQKGEKPIKPDASLSQSADILRMLTGKAPTPQQTAGLDAYLVTISDHGLNASTFASRVIASTHAGLTSSVLAAISALKGPLHGGAPGPVLDMLDAVGEPANARAWLSQALDHGERLMGFGHRIYRVRDPRADALKMALRPIFESGQADAGRIALAEAIEAAALALLKERKPDRPLETNVEYYTALLLDALGFPRNAFTGVFAIGRTVGWIAHAREQMLDGRLIRPQSRYVGPLPKAA